One Dioscorea cayenensis subsp. rotundata cultivar TDr96_F1 chromosome 17, TDr96_F1_v2_PseudoChromosome.rev07_lg8_w22 25.fasta, whole genome shotgun sequence DNA window includes the following coding sequences:
- the LOC120280766 gene encoding uncharacterized protein LOC120280766, producing the protein MATFLLALSLTTLLVTTSMRGTAAVEYQASNNAGGTTGGQRFDSDIGLYYSKQVLVSASSFIWTTFQQQDEASRKNVQVITLVIEDIDGVAYTSSDNIHVSARYIGNYQGDVKTEITGVLYHEMVHVWQWNGQGNAPGGLIEGIADYVRLKANLAPSHWVQPGQGNKWDQGYDVTARFLDYLNGLEDGFVALLNAKMKDGYSDQFFVDILGKTVDQLWSDYKAQYGG; encoded by the coding sequence ATGGCAACTTTCTTGCTTGCTCTATCATTGACCACCCTCCTTGTCACGACCTCCATGCGAGGCACAGCAGCCGTGGAGTACCAAGCCAGCAACAACGCCGGTGGAACCACCGGTGGCCAGCGCTTCGACAGTGACATCGGATTATATTACAGCAAGCAAGTACTTGTCTCTGCTTCATCCTTCATATGGACTACCTTCCAACAACAAGATGAAGCCAGCCGAAAAAACGTTCAAGTAATAACCCTAGTCATTGAGGACATAGACGGAGTGGCTTATACAAGCTCTGACAATATTCATGTCAGTGCACGCTATATTGGCAATTACCAAGGTGATGTGAAGACTGAGATCACTGGTGTGCTTTACCATGAAATGGTGCATGTTTGGCAGTGGAATGGGCAAGGTAATGCACCAGGAGGGCTCATAGAAGGCATAGCTGACTACGTTAGGCTCAAGGCTAACCTTGCACCGAGTCATTGGGTTCAACCTGGACAAGGTAACAAATGGGATCAAGGTTATGATGTTACAGCTCGCTTCTTGGACTACCTTAATGGCCTCGAGGATGGGTTTGTGGCACTTCTCAATGCTAAGATGAAGGATGGGTATAGTGATCAGTTCTTTGTGGATATTCTTGGCAAGACTGTTGATCAGCTTTGGAGTGATTACAAGGCTCAGTATGGTGGCTAA